Proteins encoded in a region of the Gulosibacter sediminis genome:
- a CDS encoding GNAT family N-acetyltransferase, whose translation MFAGVEHPALTDGELTLRSLRTRDARELERVLLENRPWLQPWEATLPGGSGNWNVRGAVRSLLEQSGQRTAVPWVLEVGGQLVGQLTMSNIQWGAVLQGTIGYWVAQSVAGRGFTPSAVAMATDYGFRQLGLHRVEICIRPENGPSLRVVEKLGFRFEGRRDRYIHIDGDWRDHYCFGLVRDEVPQGVLARWRAGDVDERVAARPETGPLS comes from the coding sequence ATGTTTGCCGGGGTGGAGCATCCCGCGCTCACTGACGGCGAGCTCACCCTGCGTTCGCTGCGCACGCGAGATGCGCGGGAACTCGAGCGCGTGCTGCTCGAGAACCGACCCTGGCTACAGCCGTGGGAGGCGACGCTGCCAGGAGGTTCGGGCAACTGGAACGTGCGCGGCGCGGTGCGCTCGCTGCTTGAGCAGTCGGGGCAGCGCACCGCTGTGCCCTGGGTGCTCGAGGTTGGCGGGCAGCTCGTGGGGCAGCTCACGATGTCGAACATTCAGTGGGGCGCGGTCTTGCAAGGGACGATCGGGTATTGGGTCGCGCAGAGCGTCGCGGGTCGCGGGTTTACGCCGAGCGCGGTGGCGATGGCCACCGATTACGGTTTTCGCCAGCTTGGCCTGCACCGGGTCGAGATCTGCATTCGCCCCGAGAACGGACCGTCGCTGCGGGTCGTGGAAAAGCTCGGCTTTCGCTTTGAGGGGCGCCGTGACCGGTACATCCACATCGATGGTGACTGGCGCGATCACTACTGCTTCGGTCTCGTGCGTGACGAGGTGCCGCAGGGCGTGCTGGCACGCTGGCGCGCGGGCGACGTCGATGAGCGGGTTGCGGCGCGGCCCGAAACGGGACCGCTTTCCTAG
- a CDS encoding IS3 family transposase (programmed frameshift), with translation MPKIYSDEFKRDAVAMVAAGSSQRQVCRDLGISKTALQTWIRDDRFRSHGMTPTTDLDERREMTAALRRIREMENEVLRRAAAYLSQAHLPAPKMIYPLVREMAAADAPVRVPVAVACRVLGFSEQAYYKWLRRPVSAREVEETHLIEVLRELHEDNPEGGYRVLSDDLAERGYQLSERRVWRLCRVAGIRSTITARKRRYRTAGPPVHDDLVNREFTAHGPNQLWLTDITEHRTAQGKLYCCAVKDVYSNRIVGYSIDSRMKARIAVNALEMAIAHRGIPEGVIVHSDRGSQFRSRKFVKALHTYNLIGSMGRVGACGDNAAMESFFSLLQKNVLDRHLWATRAELRLAIVQWIEGVYHRKRRQRRLGKLTPVEFETIMMEAVALAA, from the exons GTGCCGAAGATCTATTCTGATGAGTTCAAACGGGACGCTGTAGCGATGGTGGCTGCGGGCTCGTCGCAGCGGCAGGTGTGCAGGGATCTGGGGATCTCGAAGACCGCGTTGCAGACCTGGATCCGAGATGACCGGTTCCGTTCGCATGGGATGACCCCTACGACGGATCTTGACGAGCGTCGCGAGATGACCGCGGCGTTGCGGCGGATCCGGGAGATGGAGAACGAGGTACTCCGGCGGGCTGCGGCGTATCTGTCGCAGGCGCATCTGC CTGCCCCCAAAATGATCTACCCGCTCGTCCGTGAGATGGCCGCGGCCGACGCCCCTGTACGGGTGCCGGTCGCGGTGGCGTGTCGGGTACTCGGGTTCTCTGAGCAGGCGTATTACAAGTGGCTGCGCCGGCCTGTGTCGGCGCGTGAAGTCGAGGAAACGCACCTGATCGAGGTGCTCCGGGAACTGCACGAGGACAACCCTGAGGGCGGGTATCGGGTGCTGTCGGACGATCTTGCCGAGCGTGGTTACCAGCTCAGCGAGCGGCGTGTGTGGCGGTTATGCCGTGTCGCGGGGATTCGTTCGACGATCACGGCCCGCAAACGCCGGTATCGGACAGCGGGGCCGCCGGTGCATGACGATCTCGTGAATCGCGAGTTCACCGCGCATGGTCCGAACCAGCTGTGGTTGACCGACATTACCGAGCACCGGACCGCCCAGGGGAAGTTGTACTGCTGCGCAGTTAAAGACGTCTACTCGAACCGTATCGTCGGGTACTCGATCGATTCGCGGATGAAGGCCCGCATCGCGGTGAACGCGTTGGAGATGGCGATCGCGCATCGCGGTATCCCTGAGGGTGTGATCGTGCATAGCGACCGCGGTTCGCAGTTCCGGTCCCGGAAGTTCGTCAAGGCCCTGCACACGTACAACCTGATCGGCTCGATGGGGCGTGTGGGTGCGTGTGGCGACAACGCCGCGATGGAATCGTTCTTCAGCTTGTTACAGAAGAACGTCCTGGATCGGCACTTGTGGGCCACGCGTGCTGAGTTGCGTCTGGCGATTGTGCAGTGGATCGAGGGGGTCTACCACCGCAAGCGGCGGCAACGACGACTTGGGAAACTGACCCCGGTGGAGTTCGAGACCATAATGATGGAAGCCGTCGCACTGGCGGCATAA
- a CDS encoding heavy-metal-associated domain-containing protein, with protein sequence MTTATTTHTILRAEGFSCPSCVAKIEKQVGRLKGVQNVKVHFASARIEIDHDAERVSVDDLVAAVVKAGYKATPAAF encoded by the coding sequence ATGACCACCGCGACCACAACCCACACCATCCTCCGCGCGGAAGGTTTTTCCTGCCCTTCCTGCGTGGCCAAGATCGAGAAGCAGGTCGGCCGCCTCAAGGGTGTCCAGAACGTGAAGGTCCACTTCGCCTCCGCCCGCATCGAGATCGACCACGACGCCGAGCGCGTTTCGGTGGATGACCTTGTTGCCGCCGTCGTGAAGGCCGGCTACAAGGCCACGCCCGCGGCCTTCTAA
- a CDS encoding IS3 family transposase: MIRFIDEYRERFGVELICRTLRPAVQGFITSRGYRAAKTRVASARQLRDELLVPEVARLHAENYGVYGRRKMHALLKRQGWDIGRDQTERFMRLAGVRGVRKSKKVFTTRPDKAQALPRDLVQRRFRADAPRRLWVADITYVATWASFAYVAFVTDVYSRRIVGWNVAATLRAEVLPLQALDMAAWGADGPLDGLIHHADHGSNYMSMVYTDRVVELGATPSTGTVGDSYDNALAEAVNNLYKTERVC, encoded by the coding sequence ATGATCCGCTTCATCGACGAGTATCGAGAGCGGTTCGGGGTCGAGCTCATCTGCCGGACGCTGCGCCCGGCAGTGCAGGGATTCATCACGTCCCGCGGGTATCGCGCCGCGAAGACCCGCGTAGCCTCCGCCCGGCAGCTGCGCGACGAGCTGCTGGTGCCCGAGGTCGCCAGGCTGCATGCGGAGAACTACGGCGTCTACGGGCGGCGGAAGATGCATGCTCTCCTGAAACGGCAGGGGTGGGACATCGGCCGCGACCAGACCGAGCGATTCATGCGCCTCGCGGGAGTGCGTGGGGTTCGCAAGTCGAAGAAGGTGTTCACGACCAGGCCGGACAAGGCGCAGGCCCTACCGCGGGACCTCGTCCAGCGGCGGTTCCGTGCGGACGCGCCGCGCCGACTCTGGGTTGCAGACATCACGTATGTGGCCACCTGGGCGAGCTTCGCATACGTCGCGTTCGTCACCGACGTCTATTCACGTCGGATCGTGGGCTGGAACGTCGCGGCGACGCTGCGCGCGGAGGTGCTGCCGCTGCAAGCGCTGGACATGGCCGCCTGGGGCGCGGACGGCCCGCTGGACGGGCTGATCCATCACGCCGATCACGGCTCGAACTACATGTCGATGGTCTACACCGACCGGGTCGTCGAGCTTGGCGCAACACCCTCGACGGGAACCGTCGGGGACTCGTATGACAACGCCCTCGCCGAGGCGGTCAACAACCTCTACAAGACCGAGCGGGTCTGCTGA
- a CDS encoding Crp/Fnr family transcriptional regulator — MPEDDLCVTRVPIFQGLTRQEQLRVADFARPVLAEKGEIVYAPGQPVSRLLVMHSGQLKVSHAAANGQEQILRTVTEGDVVGERAFLTGHRPNDLAVALEESRMCVFDHADLAVLLRDYPDISQRMLRTLSDRLSSVERLLAAITSSDVNARVAAYLLDLPGTMRDGAATVRLPMAKQEIAAYLGTTPETLSRRLAALSASGLIELHGRREVTILDIDALEHVATPR; from the coding sequence ATGCCCGAGGATGACTTGTGCGTCACCCGCGTCCCGATCTTCCAAGGCCTCACCCGTCAGGAACAGTTGCGTGTTGCGGACTTCGCCCGCCCGGTACTCGCCGAAAAGGGGGAGATCGTCTATGCGCCCGGACAGCCGGTCTCGCGCCTGCTGGTGATGCACAGTGGGCAGCTCAAGGTCAGCCACGCGGCCGCCAATGGTCAGGAGCAGATCCTGCGAACGGTGACCGAGGGTGACGTCGTGGGTGAACGTGCCTTCCTGACGGGCCACCGTCCGAACGATCTCGCCGTCGCGCTGGAAGAGAGCAGGATGTGCGTGTTCGACCATGCCGACCTTGCAGTCCTACTTCGTGACTACCCCGACATCAGTCAGCGGATGCTGCGGACGCTCTCCGACCGCCTCTCTTCCGTCGAGCGACTGCTGGCCGCCATCACCTCCAGCGATGTCAATGCCCGTGTCGCGGCCTACCTCCTGGACTTACCTGGCACCATGCGGGACGGAGCGGCCACGGTGAGACTTCCGATGGCGAAACAGGAAATCGCGGCGTACCTCGGCACGACACCAGAGACCCTGAGTCGACGCCTTGCCGCGCTCTCTGCCTCCGGCCTTATCGAATTGCACGGGCGCCGGGAGGTCACGATTCTCGATATCGATGCGCTCGAACACGTAGCCACACCTCGATAG
- the mscL gene encoding large conductance mechanosensitive channel protein MscL: MQGFKEFIMRGNVVELAVAVIIGTAFTAIVNALVEGIFNPLIAAMFNADQLASAVWQVGPVAFGVGQVIAAVINFLLIALVVYFVIVLPMNKLNEAMYIRKHGHRPEEEEAAATETDLLVEIRDLLATRHQ; encoded by the coding sequence ATGCAAGGCTTCAAAGAATTCATTATGCGGGGCAATGTTGTCGAACTTGCCGTCGCGGTCATCATCGGTACGGCATTCACTGCGATCGTCAACGCGCTCGTTGAGGGCATCTTTAACCCCCTCATCGCCGCAATGTTCAACGCTGACCAGCTCGCCAGCGCCGTGTGGCAGGTTGGCCCCGTCGCCTTCGGCGTCGGCCAGGTCATCGCCGCCGTCATCAACTTCCTGCTCATCGCGCTCGTCGTCTACTTCGTCATCGTTCTGCCGATGAACAAGCTGAACGAAGCCATGTACATCCGAAAGCACGGCCACCGCCCAGAAGAGGAAGAGGCCGCGGCGACCGAGACCGACCTGCTCGTCGAGATCCGCGACCTGCTCGCGACCCGCCACCAGTAG
- the galU gene encoding UTP--glucose-1-phosphate uridylyltransferase GalU — MTFEVNKAVIPAAGLGTRFLPATKAMPKEMLPVVDRPAIQYVVEEAVEAGLTDILMVTGRNKTPLENHFDRVLELESALEERGDQHKLEAVRHASNLADVHYLRQGSPLGLGHAVYRAHQHVGDESFAVLLGDDIIAEGGQLLREMVRVHRETGASVVAVQEVPQEQVSSYGVVAPQLVDGEFKSAGDYEWPTYWVNSLVEKPAVEDAPSNFAVIGRYVLRPEAFAILENTPPGRGGEIQLTDALVEMAANREETGGVVALVYGGRRFDTGNKFEYLKANIELAIANSDHGPEVREWIQQYAQQLAQQSQSGS; from the coding sequence ATGACGTTTGAGGTGAACAAGGCGGTCATTCCCGCAGCTGGTCTCGGCACCCGATTCTTGCCGGCAACGAAGGCGATGCCGAAGGAGATGCTTCCGGTCGTCGACCGGCCCGCGATCCAGTATGTAGTCGAGGAGGCCGTCGAGGCGGGGCTGACCGACATCCTCATGGTGACCGGGCGCAACAAGACGCCGCTCGAGAATCACTTCGACCGCGTGCTCGAGCTCGAGTCGGCGCTCGAGGAGCGCGGCGACCAGCACAAGCTCGAGGCCGTACGGCACGCGAGCAACCTCGCCGACGTGCACTACCTGCGTCAGGGCAGCCCGCTCGGCCTCGGCCACGCGGTGTACCGCGCCCACCAGCACGTTGGCGACGAGTCGTTCGCCGTGTTGCTTGGCGACGACATCATTGCCGAGGGTGGCCAGCTGCTGCGTGAGATGGTGCGCGTGCACCGCGAGACCGGCGCGAGCGTTGTCGCGGTGCAGGAAGTGCCGCAGGAGCAGGTGTCGTCGTACGGTGTCGTCGCGCCGCAGCTCGTCGACGGCGAGTTCAAGAGCGCGGGTGACTATGAGTGGCCGACCTACTGGGTGAACTCACTCGTCGAGAAGCCCGCCGTTGAGGACGCGCCGTCGAACTTCGCGGTGATCGGTCGCTACGTGCTGCGCCCCGAGGCGTTCGCGATTCTCGAGAACACGCCTCCCGGACGCGGCGGTGAGATTCAGCTCACCGACGCCCTCGTCGAGATGGCCGCGAACCGTGAGGAGACCGGCGGCGTCGTCGCGCTCGTCTACGGCGGCCGTCGCTTCGACACCGGCAACAAGTTCGAGTACCTCAAAGCGAACATCGAGCTCGCGATTGCGAACTCTGACCACGGCCCCGAGGTGCGCGAGTGGATCCAGCAGTACGCGCAGCAACTCGCGCAGCAGTCGCAGAGCGGAAGCTAG
- a CDS encoding phosphoketolase family protein, with protein sequence MTPTPAPPAWAHRTTDATAEQLAAVDAWWRAANYLSIGQIYLQGNPLLRHRLIRDDIKPRLLGHWGTTPGLNFLYAHLNRAIRDRDLNTLYVTGPGHGGPGMVANAYLDGTYTERYPGIDRTEEGLRALFRQFSFPGGIPSHASPETPGSINEGGELGYSLVHAYGAAFDNPDLLVACVIGDGEAETGPLATAWHGNKFLNPAADGVVLPILHLNGYKIANPTVLSRIPEEELVALLRGYGHHPHVVTVGFDGETPQESHATFAAVLDAVLDEIADIKAAAAAGTLEGRPAWPAIVLRSPKGWTCPKIIDGLPVEGTWRAHQVPLAEVRDNPEHLRILEDWLASYRPHELFDVTGAPRPATVAIAPDGDRRMSANPAGNGGQLTVPLRLPDFHKHAQPVDPAERGAGTGEATRVLGEWLAGVIRDNPDNFRIFGPDETASNRLAPPVYQATGKQWNAAVEPVDEHLAPTGRVMEVLSEHQCQGWLEGYVLTGRHGLFNCYEAFTHIVDSMFNQHAKWLEAAREVSWRDPIPSFNYLLSSHVWRQDHNGFSHQDPGFIDLALNKSPDIVRVYLPFDANTLLSTYDHCLRSAGYINVVVAGKQPAPQWLTMDEAIEHCTRGLGILPWAGTETEGTEPDVVLAAAGDVPTLETLAAAALLREHIPDLRVRVVNVVDLTRLQSEDQHPHGLPDREFDAIFTPDKPVIFAYHGYPWLIHRLTYKRAGHQNLHVHGFQERGTTTTPFDMVMLNDLDRYRLAIDVLDHVPGLAARHAELRQELQDARLHARAHTREHGTDIPAVADWHWPHPDTTDPPSGRNRNE encoded by the coding sequence ATGACCCCCACACCGGCACCCCCCGCGTGGGCGCACCGCACCACCGATGCCACCGCCGAACAGTTGGCGGCGGTGGATGCGTGGTGGCGGGCGGCGAACTATCTGAGCATCGGCCAGATCTACCTGCAGGGTAACCCGCTGCTGCGCCACCGCCTGATCCGAGACGACATCAAGCCGCGGCTGCTGGGCCATTGGGGCACCACCCCGGGCCTGAACTTCCTCTACGCCCACCTGAACCGCGCCATCCGCGACCGCGACCTGAACACCCTGTACGTGACCGGGCCCGGGCACGGCGGACCCGGCATGGTCGCCAACGCCTACCTGGACGGCACCTACACCGAACGCTACCCGGGCATCGACCGCACCGAAGAGGGGCTGCGGGCGTTGTTCCGGCAGTTCTCCTTCCCCGGCGGGATCCCCTCGCACGCGTCACCCGAGACGCCGGGGTCGATCAACGAGGGCGGCGAGCTGGGCTACTCCCTGGTGCACGCCTACGGGGCCGCGTTCGACAACCCCGACCTGCTGGTCGCCTGCGTGATCGGTGACGGGGAGGCAGAGACCGGGCCGTTGGCGACCGCGTGGCACGGTAACAAGTTCCTCAACCCCGCCGCGGATGGGGTGGTGCTGCCGATCCTGCATCTGAACGGGTACAAGATCGCCAACCCGACCGTGCTGTCCCGCATCCCCGAGGAAGAGCTGGTCGCGCTGCTGCGCGGCTACGGCCATCACCCCCACGTCGTCACGGTCGGCTTCGATGGCGAGACCCCGCAGGAGTCCCACGCGACGTTCGCGGCGGTCCTGGATGCGGTGCTGGATGAGATCGCGGACATCAAGGCCGCCGCGGCGGCCGGGACGCTGGAGGGGCGGCCGGCGTGGCCGGCGATCGTGCTGCGCAGCCCGAAGGGGTGGACCTGCCCGAAGATCATCGACGGTCTGCCGGTGGAGGGCACCTGGCGGGCACACCAGGTGCCGCTCGCCGAGGTCCGCGACAATCCCGAGCACCTGCGGATCCTCGAGGACTGGCTGGCGTCCTACCGCCCGCACGAGCTGTTCGACGTGACCGGCGCCCCCCGCCCGGCCACGGTCGCGATCGCCCCGGACGGGGATCGGCGGATGAGCGCGAACCCGGCCGGCAACGGCGGACAACTCACCGTCCCGCTGCGGCTCCCGGACTTCCACAAGCACGCGCAGCCGGTCGACCCGGCCGAGCGGGGTGCGGGAACCGGGGAAGCGACCCGCGTGCTGGGCGAGTGGCTGGCGGGGGTGATCCGGGACAACCCGGACAACTTCCGCATCTTCGGCCCGGACGAGACCGCCTCCAACCGGCTCGCCCCACCCGTCTACCAGGCCACCGGCAAGCAGTGGAACGCGGCCGTGGAGCCCGTCGACGAGCACCTGGCCCCGACTGGGCGGGTGATGGAGGTGCTCAGCGAGCACCAGTGCCAGGGCTGGCTCGAGGGCTACGTCCTTACCGGCCGGCATGGGCTGTTCAACTGCTACGAGGCGTTCACCCACATCGTCGACTCGATGTTCAACCAGCACGCCAAATGGCTCGAAGCGGCCCGGGAGGTGTCGTGGCGGGACCCGATCCCGAGCTTCAACTACCTGCTCTCCAGCCACGTCTGGCGGCAGGACCACAACGGGTTCTCTCACCAGGATCCCGGGTTCATCGACCTCGCCCTGAACAAGAGCCCCGACATCGTCCGCGTCTACCTGCCGTTCGACGCGAACACGCTGCTGTCCACCTACGACCACTGCCTGCGCTCGGCCGGGTACATCAACGTCGTCGTCGCCGGGAAGCAGCCCGCCCCGCAGTGGCTGACGATGGACGAGGCGATCGAGCACTGCACCCGCGGGCTCGGGATCCTGCCGTGGGCGGGCACCGAAACCGAAGGCACCGAGCCGGATGTGGTGCTCGCCGCCGCCGGCGACGTCCCCACCCTCGAGACCCTCGCCGCGGCGGCGCTGCTGCGCGAGCACATCCCCGACCTGAGAGTGCGGGTGGTGAACGTGGTCGACCTGACCCGGCTGCAATCCGAGGACCAGCACCCGCACGGTCTCCCGGACCGGGAGTTCGATGCGATCTTCACTCCCGACAAGCCGGTGATCTTCGCCTACCACGGCTACCCGTGGCTGATCCACCGACTCACCTACAAGCGCGCCGGGCACCAGAACCTGCACGTGCACGGCTTCCAGGAGCGCGGCACCACCACGACCCCGTTCGACATGGTCATGCTCAACGACCTCGACCGGTACCGGCTGGCGATCGACGTCCTCGACCACGTCCCGGGCCTCGCCGCCCGCCACGCGGAGCTGCGGCAGGAGCTGCAGGACGCCCGCCTGCATGCCCGCGCCCACACCCGTGAGCACGGCACCGACATCCCCGCCGTCGCCGACTGGCACTGGCCCCACCCCGACACCACCGACCCACCATCGGGAAGGAACCGAAATGAGTGA
- a CDS encoding transposase codes for MNQKYSPEMRERALRMLDEAKASGEHSNLMSAVRHVAGLLGMSAETLRVWHRRREVDAGAKPGVPSDVAEENKRLRREVAELRKANEILKAASVFFAKELDRP; via the coding sequence ATGAACCAGAAGTACTCTCCCGAGATGCGCGAGCGCGCGCTGCGGATGCTCGATGAGGCCAAGGCCTCCGGTGAGCACTCGAATCTGATGTCCGCCGTGCGGCATGTTGCGGGGCTCCTCGGCATGAGCGCGGAGACGCTGCGGGTGTGGCATCGCCGCCGCGAGGTCGACGCCGGCGCGAAGCCCGGTGTCCCGAGCGATGTCGCTGAGGAGAACAAGCGCCTGCGCCGCGAGGTGGCCGAGCTGCGAAAGGCGAATGAGATCCTCAAGGCTGCGAGCGTGTTTTTCGCGAAGGAGCTCGACCGGCCCTGA
- a CDS encoding cation transporter, which produces MSDTRTVTLQVSGMIRATSKNVTEAHLSRQPGVIAVDANPVSQTATVTYDPETTSVAHLQQWVIDCGYGSAEGLVESKTAPLGRAALKG; this is translated from the coding sequence ATGAGTGACACCAGAACCGTGACCCTGCAGGTCAGCGGCATGATCCGCGCGACCTCCAAGAACGTCACCGAAGCCCACCTGAGCCGCCAACCCGGGGTGATCGCCGTGGACGCGAACCCGGTCTCGCAGACCGCGACCGTCACCTACGACCCCGAGACCACCTCGGTCGCGCACCTGCAGCAGTGGGTCATCGACTGCGGGTATGGGTCTGCTGAGGGTTTGGTTGAGTCCAAGACTGCTCCGCTCGGGAGAGCAGCGCTGAAAGGATAA
- a CDS encoding 5-formyltetrahydrofolate cyclo-ligase, whose protein sequence is MASKYELRATVRGMRRMRGQTATAALADSLAEQLRGLTRKFDARVVACFASTTLEPPTTAFLSWARDHDVQVLLPRASSETTLEWCVDTGELTEHPRLRVPEPLGPALASGLDTAELLLLPAAAADRSGTRLGWGGGYYDRALEVLEPEQRARLVAVVHDDEVLERLPREPHDVRVAGIVTPSMYLDTRANSS, encoded by the coding sequence ATGGCCAGCAAATACGAGCTCCGCGCAACGGTGCGCGGCATGCGACGGATGCGCGGGCAGACCGCCACCGCGGCCCTCGCCGACAGCCTTGCCGAGCAGCTGCGCGGCCTCACGCGCAAGTTCGACGCCCGCGTGGTCGCCTGCTTCGCGTCCACCACCCTCGAGCCACCGACCACCGCGTTCCTGAGTTGGGCCCGCGACCACGACGTGCAGGTACTCCTCCCCCGCGCCAGCTCCGAAACCACCCTCGAGTGGTGCGTCGACACGGGCGAGCTCACCGAGCATCCCCGCCTGCGCGTGCCCGAGCCGCTCGGCCCGGCCCTCGCATCCGGCCTCGACACGGCCGAACTCCTCCTGCTACCGGCGGCCGCGGCCGACCGAAGCGGCACGCGCCTCGGCTGGGGCGGCGGCTACTACGACCGTGCCCTCGAGGTGCTCGAACCCGAGCAGCGGGCCCGCCTCGTCGCGGTCGTGCACGATGACGAGGTGCTTGAGCGGCTGCCGCGCGAGCCCCACGATGTGCGCGTCGCGGGCATCGTGACCCCATCGATGTATCTCGATACCCGCGCCAATTCCAGCTAG
- a CDS encoding TIGR02206 family membrane protein, which translates to MQEIIGSMPNYGAAHWAMLALLVVLVAVCVPLGRRIRDTAREAQAYRWCGWALLLWSIGWWVWAMLPENWNPAESLPLHYSDALRLIAALALITRQRFWLALLFFWGLTLNLQAVVTPSLNYYVSPGAEFVDYWSFHLLVQLAAIVIVWGHGYRPSWREYWWAFGSAVAWAVVAGVGNVISGANYGFLAHKPPTASALDAMPEWPWYVPILLLLVGGVWALMTWQFVHGCGKLRNTWETTYVTPDTPGTIRGNDRAAP; encoded by the coding sequence GTGCAGGAGATCATCGGCTCGATGCCGAACTACGGGGCCGCGCACTGGGCGATGCTGGCGCTGCTCGTCGTGCTCGTGGCCGTGTGCGTGCCGCTGGGCCGGCGCATCCGTGACACTGCGCGCGAAGCGCAGGCGTATCGCTGGTGCGGTTGGGCACTGCTCCTCTGGTCGATCGGGTGGTGGGTCTGGGCGATGCTGCCCGAGAACTGGAACCCCGCGGAGTCGCTGCCGCTGCACTATTCGGATGCGCTGCGGCTCATCGCGGCGCTCGCGCTGATCACGCGCCAGCGGTTTTGGCTCGCACTGTTGTTCTTCTGGGGTCTCACGCTCAACCTGCAGGCCGTCGTGACGCCGTCGCTGAACTACTACGTGTCGCCCGGGGCCGAATTCGTTGACTACTGGAGCTTTCACCTGCTCGTCCAGCTCGCGGCGATCGTCATCGTGTGGGGCCACGGGTATCGGCCGAGCTGGCGCGAGTACTGGTGGGCATTCGGGTCGGCGGTGGCGTGGGCCGTTGTGGCAGGAGTTGGCAACGTGATTTCGGGTGCCAACTACGGGTTCCTCGCGCATAAGCCGCCCACCGCATCCGCCCTGGACGCGATGCCGGAGTGGCCCTGGTACGTGCCGATTCTGTTGCTGCTCGTTGGGGGAGTGTGGGCGCTGATGACCTGGCAGTTCGTCCACGGATGCGGGAAACTGCGAAATACCTGGGAAACCACATACGTCACACCAGACACTCCCGGAACAATCCGCGGCAACGATCGGGCGGCACCCTAA